The Astyanax mexicanus isolate ESR-SI-001 chromosome 8, AstMex3_surface, whole genome shotgun sequence sequence actataaactgtatttttatagttttacaggtcattattattttttaacttgccattgctgtgctttaactgctattttaacatgttttttaacatttaagcagattgtttaatgataaaagtacttacaccacatgctttcgcaggtttgatgtggaagttttgaagctgacagctctgtccggtggggcacattttgtattgcatgaggacgttattgcctcgttattcctcgttattttttttttctcccagcattttttttttgcagtaattgggagttttctaatgtagcaaagtaaattacttgtgtcacaatttacttgagtaaaagtaaaattccctattttaaaaactactttaaaaatgacaaattactcataaaatctactcaattacagtaacttgagtaaatgtaattcattactttccacctctggccttattacattatttttgtagttttaccctattttgcactagtagtttattatgatataattattatataactgtgtatttgaaCTGTCTGTATGgatgacatcagttatcctcactttatgcacatcaactggtgttcactgtctattgttcaactgcactacctctatTCTACATTACACTATCAAAATGTacttactgatggtcagtgatggtttgtaaatcttttaattgattttataacataagaaacaaaaatataatctacagCCATTAAAGCATAATATCAAACAAAATAATTATTGAAGAtaaactatattgccaaaagtatgaACTCACTcattttattgaattattattatttttatataaataatttaaattattattcagtTTGTTCCAATCAATTCCATGTCCACAGGTATATAAAAGAAGAGATAAATGCAGTGAAAGAATGGGATGCTCTCAGGAGCAGAGTGAACTTTAGTGTGGTACCGTGATAAAATGcatcacctgtgcaacaagtccagttgtgaaatctAATCGACGAATCTGGTTTTAAAGATTGCCAGGAGAATGGTACTTGTCTGACTAAaagtgcagaggtggaaagtaatgaattacatttactcaagttattgtaattgagtagattttaagagtaatttgtaatttttaaagtagtttttaaaataggtaattttacttttactcaagtacattttgacacaagtaattcacTTTACTACATTataaaactcccaattactgagtaaaaactaaaatgctggggggaaaacatcctcatgcaatacaaaatgtgccccaccggacagagctgtcagctttcaaattttccacatcaaacctgagaaagcatttggtgcaagtacttttatcattaaacaatctgcttaaatgtaaaaaaaaaaaaaaaaacatgtaaatagcagttaaagcacagcaatggcaagttaaaaaataaaactataaaattacagtttatagtcacatatatatatgaccataactttttaacagtaaagaaaaaaatggatgatagaaacctatgccacttgggctggtctgaataaatactgcctgaaaggtccaaattattatgtggaataatagttaattaaaaacaatttaatttatgatttgtttgtacttttttacatcaaataattaaaaagtaactatgtatcttttactcaaagtacattttaaattgagtactttttacttttactcaagtagatttttagatgggtacttttacttttacttgagtagaagtttagcaaagtaaaggtacttttacttaattaaaaattttcagtactttttccacctctgcttattaATCAGTTTGTTTCAATCACTTACATGTCCACGAGTATATAAAAGAAGAGATAAATGCAGTGAAAGAATGGgacgctctcaggagctcagtgaattttaGTGTGGTACCGTGATAAAATGcatcacctgtgcaacaagtccagtcatgaaatCAATCGACGAATCTGGTTTTAAAGATTGCCAGGAGAATGGTACTTGTCTGACAAAATTGTGCAAAGTGTAAAGTTTATGTAGCCCGATTGGCTTCTAGCATTTCTTTGGAGCTATCACATACAAGattctgctctctgaactttttttttcttttcacatttCGTTCCTACCACACAGAAACTGCCAAGAGTCTAGCAAGCTTGGGAGTCATAGCTGCAGAATAAAGTGGCGGGAATAAAAATTACTGGATGGTGAATGTTGTATATCTATTATACATTCATTAAACCATTTTAATAATCTGTAtttagttaacaaatagatatatatatatatatatgataaaaacAACAGAGAAGTCAGATCAGGTATTTGACAAGGGTCTTCAAAGGGACATTTAAAtgctatacatatatttatattaagtagACAAAGAAATAAAGGCAAATCATGTGAAGACACAAAACAAATGGAGGTCTAAAATGCGAATTTCAATTTATGAATCAATGAAGTAAATCAGCTCAGAGCCAGGTAGGATTTCCAGTTTCTCCAGTATGTTTCAAATCTTTTAGCCGATTGTCTTAATGAAAATGTCATTTTCTCCATGTCATACATTTCCTGAACAATTTCAACCCAATCAGAAAGAGTTGGAGATTCTTTACTCAGCCACTTTTTAGTTATTACATTTTTACTACCTGCTAAtagtatttgtaaaaaaaaactatcttGGTTTCTTAATTCGGCTGGTACatagttaacaaatacatatgtCACCCCATATTTAATAagaacacacatttaataaatatattttttagggcCGTTGAAACAATacaattttttgttttcttttttcaagctggaccatgatacacATGAATACTAACtgtgttttagtgtgttagcAGAAGAGAAAATAGTTTTGGCAATAtagtatattgtataataatacaatacacaGGCATACAACGGCATTATATAAAAAGGCAACATACAAAATATATTCACAGATAAAATCTTACAATATTATAAAAACTTATATTAATAAAATGGTAAGTACACTAAATATTACTATACAATTATAAGTCAATCTGATTTCAGTTCCCGCGGCATTTATGTCTCTTAATAGCGCTGAGCTGGCTGAAGttcttcccgcactctgagcagcaGTACGGTTTATCTCCTGTATGAAGACGCTGGTGAGTTCTGAGATTACCTGCTACAGTGAAGctcctcccacactctgagcagacATATCTCTCTCCTGAGTGAATGCGCTGATGAGTTATGAGAGTTCCCTGATtgttaaaactcttcccacagtctggacaggaaaacggtttctctccagtgtgaattctcTGGTGGTTTCTGAGATGGATAAGCTGAAtaaagctcttcccgcactctgagcaggaatgtggtttctctccggtgtgaatatACAGGTGTGTCTGCAGGTGATTCTGAGCactgaaactcttcccacactctgagcagttgTACagcttttctccagtgtgaatgcgctgatgcttTATGAAGCCCTTGTTGTGAGcgaagctcttcccgcactctgagcagctgtacggcttctctccggtgtgaaggATCTGGTGGTTTTTCAGGCCTGTTTTTGAGGTAAAGCTC is a genomic window containing:
- the LOC125803933 gene encoding gastrula zinc finger protein XlCGF49.1-like, with product MYEGMASSSCDSLQPITVQQTQSDIKRKMFLCSDCGRSFTSKTGLKNHQILHTGEKPYSCSECGKSFAHNKGFIKHQRIHTGEKLYNCSECGKSFSAQNHLQTHLYIHTGEKPHSCSECGKSFIQLIHLRNHQRIHTGEKPFSCPDCGKSFNNQGTLITHQRIHSGERYVCSECGRSFTVAGNLRTHQRLHTGDKPYCCSECGKNFSQLSAIKRHKCRGN